A DNA window from Camelina sativa cultivar DH55 chromosome 13, Cs, whole genome shotgun sequence contains the following coding sequences:
- the LOC104734153 gene encoding vacuolar cation/proton exchanger 4-like — translation MSWISAEPSRNLSLLENGGGSDKPTAETSRRVRRTVSASSMIRKRSDLKLISRVRWEFVRLILTNLQEVLLGTKLFILFPAVPLAVVAHRYRCPRAWVFALSLLGLTPLAERISFLTEQIAFHTGPTVGGLMNATCGNATEMIIAILAVGQRKMRIVKLSLLGSILSNLLLVLGTSLFLGGLSNLRKHQSFDSRQGEMNSMLLYLALLCHTLPMILRFTMQGEDDVSAVVVLSRVSSFVMLVAYLAFLIFHLFSSHLSPPPPPPVPQREEEEEEEEEEEEEEEEHVYDDDVRIKEEEEEAVIGMWSAIFWLIIMTLLVALLSEYLVSTIQDAADSWGLSVGFIGIILLPIVGNAAEHAGAVIFAFRNKLDITLGIALGSATQIALFVVPVTVLVAWIMGIEMDLNFNLLETTCLALSIIVTSLILQDGTSHYMKGLALLLCYVVIAACFFVSNSPSTETNTTNHRMTTM, via the exons ATGTCTTGGATCAGTGCGGAACCGTCTCGGAATTTGTCTCTGTTAGAGAATGGCGGAGGAAGTGATAAACCGACGGCAGAGACGTCGAGGCGTGTGCGGAGAACGGTGTCTGCGTCGTCGATGATAAGGAAGAGATCGGATCTGAAGCTGATCTCGAGAGTTCGTTGGGAATTTGTGAGACTAATCTTGACGAATCTTCAAGAAGTTCTTCTCGGCACCAAACTGTTCATTCTCTTCCCGGCCGTTCCTCTCGCCGTTGTCGCTCACCGTTATAGATGTCCACGT gcGTGGGTGTTTGCGTTGAGCTTGCTGGGATTGACACCTTTGGCCGAACGTATCAGTTTCCTCACAGA GCAAATTGCTTTCCATACCGGTCCAACAG TTGGGGGATTAATGAACGCGACTTGTGGGAACGCCACGGAGATGATAATTGCGATTCTAGCGGTTGGACAAAGGAAGATGAGAATAGTGAAACTTTCACTTCTTGGCTCTATTCTCTCCAATCTTCTCCTCGTCTTAGGCACTTCCCTCTTCCTTGGTGGTCTCTCTAATCTCCGCAAACACCAATCATTCGACTCA AGACAGGGAGAAATGAATAGCATGTTGTTGTATCTGGCGCTCTTGTGTCATACACTACCAATGATATTGAGATTCACAATGCAAGGTGAAGACGATGTATCAGCTGTTGTTGTGTTGTCCAGAGTAAGCAGCTTCGTTATGCTCGTTGCTTACTTGGCTTTCCTCATCTTtcacctcttctcttctcatctctctcctcctcctcctcctcctgttcCTCag agggaagaagaagaagaagaagaagaagaagaagaagaagaagaagaagagcacgTGTATGACGATGACGTGAgaatcaaggaagaagaagaagaagccgttATTGGAATGTGGAGTGCGATTTTTTGGCTTATTATAATGACACTTCTCGTTGCTTTGCTCTCCGAGTACCTTGTCTCCACTATCCAG GACGCAGCAGACTCGTGGGGATTATCAGTGGGATTCATAGGAATCATATTGTTACCAATTGTTGGTAATGCAGCTGAGCATGCTGGAGCTGTCATCTTCGCCTTCCGTAACAAACTC GATATAACCCTTGGAATTGCTCTCGGGTCTGCAACGCAAATTGCTTTGTTCGTG GTACCAGTGACAGTGTTAGTGGCATGGATAATGGGAATAGAAATGGACCTTAACTTCAACCTCCTTGAGACCACTTGTCTTGCCTTGTCCATTATTGTTACTTCCTTAATACTGCAG GATGGTACGTCGCACTATATGAAAGGCTTGGCTCTTCTCTTGTGTTATGTTGTCATTGCGGCCTGCTTCTTTGTCTCTAACTCACCCTCAA CCGAAACCAATACAACTAATCACAGAATGACGACAATGTAA